One window of Diabrotica undecimpunctata isolate CICGRU chromosome 8, icDiaUnde3, whole genome shotgun sequence genomic DNA carries:
- the LOC140448920 gene encoding uncharacterized protein — protein MSSCTEGFYAKTKRIYGETTVKKLKRWTNLVEKLATAEARRTFLVECRRTRKIPRFIIDCTSTILSSTTGTISPTIQHLSQSLNRQVRARLLNFHISMVHSDIKFITNQIKNITEFLDQVLPVPLLDTFKTSLHRKFNFYYQKSILRLQKKLDNLDTPEFHKIPFNPKWIKNLSNVDVPQDILKLLSLGPKFGLQPSFRDYSVNRILADVENILSYADDSDLLSLRSSSNNILLNYTKRPKHSISIIDNVYRETVSFLKNHPNLLVLTSDKGNSTVLMDRDQYISLSQSLLDDSGYYQLLPSNPCSKFTNRINKFVTHLKNIKVINQTIAKSLHNYDGYSPRFYCLPKIHKPTLNELMMLIE, from the exons atGTCTTCATGTACAGAGGGATTCTATGCTAAGACTAAGCGCATCTATGGAGAAACTACAGTGAAGAAACTCAAGAGATGGAcaaatttagttgaaaagttagCTACAGCGGAAGCAAGAAGAACTTTCTTAGTAGAATGTAGGAGAACACGGAAGATTCCCAGATTTATCATTGATTGTACGTCTACAATTCTTTCTTCTACTACGGGAACCATTAGTCCCACTATCCAACACCTGAGTCAATCACTTAACAGGCAGGTGAGGGCACGATTGCTTAATTTTCATATTTCAATGGTTCATTCAGACATTAAATTCATTactaatcaaattaaaaatatcaCTGAGTTTTTAGACCAGGTTCTTCCTGTCCCTTTATTGGACACTTTTAAGACTTCTTTACACAGAAAATTCAATTTCTATTACCAAAAATCAATCTTACGCCTTCAAAAGAAGTTAGATAATTTAGATACCCCTGAGTTTCATAAAATTCCTTTCAATCCTAAATGGATTAAAAATCTTTCCAATGTTGATGTTCCTCAAGACATTCTTAAACTTTTATCTTTGGGACCAAAATTTGGCCTTCAACCATCTTTCAGGGATTATTCCGTTAATAGGATTCTTGCTgatgttgaaaatattttgtcataTGCAGATGACTCAGACCTTTTATCCCTTAGGTCTTCTTCTAATAACATTTTATTGAATTATACCAAACGTCCTAAGCATTCCATATCGATCATTGATAATGTATATAGGGAAACAgtatcttttttaaaaaatcaccCAAACCTTTTGGTCCTCACTAGCGACAAGGGTAATTCCACAGTTCTCATGGACAGAGATCAATACATATCTCTCAGCCAGTCCTTGTTGGACGATAGTGGTTATTATCAACTCCTTCCCTCTAACCCTTGCTCTAAGTTTACtaatagaataaataagtttgttaCGCATTTGAAGAATATTAAGGTCATAAACCAAACCATAGCTAAATCTCTGCATAACTATGATGGTTATTCACCGAGATTTTACTgtttacctaaaatacataaaccaactcttA atgaactgatgatgcttattgaataA